The genomic stretch GTTTAGAGGAAGTGTGCCTTAACCTTTCACGCTATAATGTCTCACTGCACACAGCTTCTTTGTCCATTTCACATGGGAGGCTTCTACTCAGAAAACTCTCTCATAATCTAATGTACCAGCAGTATGTGTGTACTTTAGTTATACAGTGTGCCAGTCAAATAATCAGTTTCACATCAAAATATAATGTGATACAGCTACTGCATTCAGAGTCTCCATTCAAGCATGTATGTCTTTCATGATAAGTTTATTCTGTGTGTGAAGCTGACAGACATCATGGCAAAGAGTAAAAGGTTTGATACATAGAAGTGCaaacacattaaaacacaaaTTATCTTCTTAGAAATGTGAGGGTATACAGACTCAGTGAAAAGCATAGGGTGTTTTGAGTTATTATGGAACAGGTTTCTATCTGACTTTTGCTGTTGAGGATATTGCTAGCGGGattatacatttaataaagctgacatcttttattattttgcatgtgcTCTCAAAAAATTAACTGAATACTATTAAATCTGAGTGaacttttaatataaaaaagtaataagaatttgagttttataaatgttgatttgtttCACAAATTGATATACTTAATCTTTTCACAATGTAATATcactcacaatacgttttgtgctTCCAGCCTGTTAGCAGAACACTGATAATTGGCTAAGACGTTTGCATCcttgttattaaattattactcACACACTATGCATAAAACGTCTGCCCGCTATTAAAGGGTCCCTTATTTGAGTTTACATGTAGGCATTGTGGCACAAAGCTAGTCATTCATGGTGCGTAACGAATGGATGAGAGGTGTTTAAGAAATGTAAAACAACAGTCTGACATAACAGTTCCAAAAAAGAGTCATAGAGTCCACTTCAGTCCCTGCAAAACACATATTCGGTGTAACTCGTCCAGATTTTGTCCTCGTTGGGGTCGTTACTCGAGTACGCGCAGGTGCCCGTGGAGCTACACGCAACCATGTGGAAACCCACCTCCGCCAGCCTGTCGAAGGCTTGCTCCAGGAAATTATACTTCAGGTAATACCGAGACGTGTATCTCTCAGGGGGTCTGTCGGGGTCTCTGCTTTCGTTTAGAGTCTCCCCGAAAACTTCTTTGGCCAGAGACGTTTTGCCACACACGGTGATCCTCGCCACCCTCCGAAATTTGGCATCCTGTTGGATGTCTCGACCTATGGTGTAGGACCCCCTGTAACCGATTGTTATGTAGCCGATTTTCCTCGCGTCCAGAGATGGCGAGCGGGGGCCAGCGCAAGTGATACTGGTACCGGCGAGCGCGCCGGAGAACGCAGCCTCCTCCGGGTCGCTCTGGCACACCTCCTCGCTGATAGAGTTCTCCTTACTAACAGCCGGTCTCAGGCGTCTCGCCAGGTCTTGGagttggaaatattctgcctctTTAAGAAGGCTTGCCTTCTCTTTGAAGTAATTGGGCAAAACCAGAGTCTGGTCCCGCaagtaatccaaaatatatcTGAACAAAAAGCCATCCCTGTCCAAAAAGAAGCGTCCTTTGCTGTCTGTGGTAAGTTCCGTGGGTTTTTTCTGACTGAACATGGTCCAAAGTAAAGAATTTGGCACGGAGAGTAAAGTTGAGTGCCGCGTAACGTAAACTTGCCCTCCGACATTGAGCTCAATAATTTCGGTAAAGTGGTCTGAAGCGTCGCCACAACTCTTGTCCATCTCTGCACAGATGCGCAAAACCTCCAGCGCAATCACGAGACGGGAGAAGAGTGGAAATAAATATTTCACGTTTGTTTTTGTAGGCTAAACAGAGTTGCGTAGGAGGAGGAATCTGACGAACATTAACTCTTTACTATCTCAGTGTTACAGAATGAAAATCAGACTATGATTTGGCAATGAAAACGCgtgcattttaaagggatagttcacccaaaaaataaaaatgtatcataattTACCACTCCAGTCTTcataagcgatataataggtgtgggtgagaaacagataaatatttaagtccttttttatttttttattttttttactataaatctccactttcactttcagaatgtgaaagtgaaagtggatatttatagtaaaaaaggattgaaatattgatctgtgttttcacccaaagtgactgtatcgattcagaagacatagatttaaccactggagtcatttggagaagaaatacatacacatctgggatggcatgaaagtgagt from Myxocyprinus asiaticus isolate MX2 ecotype Aquarium Trade chromosome 7, UBuf_Myxa_2, whole genome shotgun sequence encodes the following:
- the LOC127444233 gene encoding BTB/POZ domain-containing protein KCTD12-like; this encodes MDKSCGDASDHFTEIIELNVGGQVYVTRHSTLLSVPNSLLWTMFSQKKPTELTTDSKGRFFLDRDGFLFRYILDYLRDQTLVLPNYFKEKASLLKEAEYFQLQDLARRLRPAVSKENSISEEVCQSDPEEAAFSGALAGTSITCAGPRSPSLDARKIGYITIGYRGSYTIGRDIQQDAKFRRVARITVCGKTSLAKEVFGETLNESRDPDRPPERYTSRYYLKYNFLEQAFDRLAEVGFHMVACSSTGTCAYSSNDPNEDKIWTSYTEYVFCRD